The Christiangramia flava JLT2011 genome has a segment encoding these proteins:
- a CDS encoding lipocalin family protein, which yields MKKFLILFTMAALVFSCGPSKVAKEARKTFDGSWTLNSVTYPNNPGEFNVTLFNTASASCFENSNWDFVSNNNRGTYTVNGVGCDGGSNYFIWSIDEENTPSGVYDFLLKPTNEDYKSTTGNQGFRLNLKSLSDTNMVWEQTVSLDGSPFTIRMNFTKN from the coding sequence ATGAAAAAGTTTTTAATACTTTTTACCATGGCCGCTCTGGTATTTAGCTGCGGGCCAAGTAAAGTCGCTAAAGAAGCGCGCAAGACATTTGATGGAAGCTGGACCTTAAACAGCGTAACATATCCTAACAATCCCGGGGAATTCAATGTAACTCTTTTCAATACCGCTTCGGCATCTTGTTTTGAGAACAGCAACTGGGATTTCGTTTCTAACAATAACCGAGGAACCTATACGGTGAACGGTGTGGGTTGTGATGGGGGCAGTAATTATTTCATCTGGTCTATAGATGAAGAAAACACTCCTTCCGGAGTATATGATTTTCTATTGAAACCCACGAATGAAGACTACAAGTCTACCACCGGAAATCAGGGTTTTCGTCTAAATCTGAAAAGTCTTTCTGATACCAATATGGTTTGGGAACAAACGGTAAGCCTGGATGGTTCACCGTTCACTATCAGAATGAATTTCACCAAAAATTAA
- a CDS encoding DUF1328 family protein, producing MIRLIVIFLIIAIIAAIFGFGGVAEGAADIAKIIFYIFLVLLVISLLSRLFRR from the coding sequence ATGATACGTTTGATCGTTATTTTTCTGATTATCGCCATCATCGCTGCAATCTTTGGTTTTGGTGGTGTAGCTGAAGGAGCTGCAGACATTGCTAAAATTATCTTCTACATCTTTTTGGTATTATTAGTGATCTCTCTTTTAAGCAGGTTATTCAGAAGATAA
- a CDS encoding alpha-ketoacid dehydrogenase subunit alpha/beta encodes MPEHFTRDLAFDYKKYDFPNQQLLELFQALLKPRMIEEKMLILLRQGKISKWFSGIGQEAISVGVTMAMQEKEYILPMHRNLGVFTSRNIPLYRLFSQWQGKASGFTKGRDRSFHFGTQEYKIVGMISHLGPQLGVADGIALAHKIRNEKQVTAVFTGEGGTSEGDFHEALNIASVWDLPVIFCIENNGYGLSTPTTEQYRCEHLADRAAGYGMESHIIDGNNILEVYAKVSEIASSVRENPRPVLLEFKTFRRRGHEEASGTKYVPEDLMQAWEKKDPVTNFREYLVSENILTENQLQEITDEISSEIEAHLQLAFSEAPVEANLKNELQDVYETAEETKNFPSEDTQEIRFVDAIAQSIDESMQRHPDLVLMGQDIAEYGGVFKITEGMLERYGKDRVRNTPICESAIVSTAVGLAINGMKAMVEMQFGDFVSSGFNPIVNYLAKLKYRWDQSANVVIRMPCGAGVEAGPFHSQSNEAWFTKVPGLKVIYPAFPYDAKGLLNAAFNDPNPVLFFEHKALYRSIRQEVPKDYYTLELGKAAVIQEGEKVSVVTYGAGVHWALESLQEEKIEDIELIDLRCLQPLDVDMICESVSKTGKVLILTEDSLFGSLASEISAIITENCFENLDAPVLRVGSLETPVPFAAALEKQYLPKQRFKEKLQYLIEY; translated from the coding sequence ATGCCTGAACACTTCACTCGAGACCTTGCTTTTGATTATAAAAAGTATGACTTTCCTAACCAGCAATTACTGGAACTTTTTCAAGCTTTGTTAAAGCCCAGAATGATCGAGGAAAAAATGCTGATTTTATTGCGGCAGGGTAAAATTTCCAAGTGGTTCAGCGGAATAGGTCAGGAAGCGATTTCGGTAGGAGTGACCATGGCGATGCAGGAAAAAGAATATATCCTCCCAATGCATAGGAACCTTGGTGTTTTTACGTCACGAAATATCCCTCTTTACCGGCTTTTTTCGCAATGGCAGGGAAAAGCTTCTGGGTTTACCAAGGGACGCGATCGTAGTTTTCATTTCGGGACACAGGAATATAAGATAGTTGGGATGATCTCTCACCTGGGGCCACAGCTTGGAGTGGCCGATGGTATTGCCCTGGCACACAAAATTCGGAATGAAAAGCAAGTTACGGCGGTATTTACCGGGGAAGGAGGAACCAGCGAGGGTGATTTCCATGAGGCTCTGAACATAGCTTCTGTATGGGATCTGCCGGTGATCTTTTGCATCGAAAATAATGGCTATGGGCTTTCTACGCCTACTACGGAACAATATCGCTGTGAACACCTGGCAGATCGAGCTGCCGGTTACGGAATGGAGAGCCACATAATCGATGGTAATAATATTTTGGAAGTTTACGCTAAAGTCTCGGAAATTGCCAGTAGTGTTAGAGAGAATCCCCGGCCGGTTTTACTCGAGTTTAAAACCTTCAGAAGGAGGGGGCACGAGGAAGCAAGCGGCACTAAATATGTTCCAGAAGACCTGATGCAAGCCTGGGAAAAAAAAGACCCTGTCACCAATTTCAGGGAATATCTTGTTTCTGAAAATATCTTAACTGAAAATCAGCTTCAGGAAATTACTGATGAAATTTCTTCGGAAATTGAGGCACATCTTCAACTGGCTTTTTCTGAAGCTCCGGTGGAAGCCAATTTAAAGAATGAACTTCAGGATGTGTACGAGACAGCGGAAGAAACTAAAAATTTTCCTTCAGAAGACACCCAGGAAATTCGATTTGTGGATGCCATCGCACAGTCCATAGATGAATCGATGCAACGACATCCAGACCTGGTTTTAATGGGCCAGGATATTGCAGAATACGGTGGTGTATTTAAAATCACTGAAGGAATGCTCGAGCGCTACGGTAAAGACCGAGTTCGAAATACCCCAATTTGTGAATCGGCAATTGTATCTACTGCGGTCGGCCTGGCCATAAATGGTATGAAAGCGATGGTGGAAATGCAGTTTGGTGATTTTGTAAGTTCAGGATTCAATCCTATTGTAAATTATCTTGCAAAATTAAAATATCGCTGGGATCAGTCGGCGAACGTCGTGATCAGGATGCCGTGTGGAGCGGGAGTAGAAGCCGGACCTTTTCACAGCCAGTCTAATGAAGCCTGGTTTACAAAGGTCCCGGGTCTGAAAGTTATATATCCGGCCTTTCCTTATGATGCCAAAGGTTTGCTGAACGCCGCGTTCAACGATCCCAACCCCGTACTTTTCTTCGAGCATAAGGCTTTATACCGAAGCATCCGCCAGGAAGTGCCTAAAGATTATTATACCCTGGAACTAGGGAAGGCTGCTGTCATACAGGAAGGAGAAAAAGTTTCGGTGGTTACGTACGGAGCTGGAGTTCACTGGGCTTTAGAAAGTCTTCAGGAAGAAAAAATAGAGGATATCGAGTTGATCGACCTTCGATGTTTACAACCCCTGGATGTGGATATGATCTGTGAGTCGGTTTCTAAAACCGGTAAAGTCCTTATCCTAACCGAAGATTCTTTGTTTGGCAGCCTGGCTTCGGAAATTTCAGCCATTATCACTGAAAATTGTTTTGAAAATTTAGACGCTCCGGTCTTACGGGTGGGCAGTCTTGAAACTCCCGTTCCTTTTGCGGCAGCCCTCGAAAAACAATATCTTCCGAAGCAGCGCTTTAAAGAAAAACTACAATATTTAATAGAATATTAG
- a CDS encoding isopenicillin N synthase family dioxygenase, with protein MNNIPSVDLADFLSDDPKRKEKFVNEIGKAYEEIGFVALKNHFLSDELVEELYKEVKSFFDLPVDIKQKYEIEGLAGQRGYISFGKEHAKGKKEGDLKEFWHFGQEPSEDANLIEEYPPNVQVEELKDFNHVGMEAYRMLEKTGIYVLRALAIYIGLEEHYFDHWASNGNSILRPIHYPPIETEPKGAVRAGEHGDINLITLLMGASTGGLQVLRKDGEWIDAIPQEDELVINVGDMLERHTNNKLRSTIHRVINPPKEEWHKPRYSIPFFMHPRSDMRLDCLEECIDEDHPKQYEDITAGEFLHQRLVEIGLAKK; from the coding sequence ATGAACAATATTCCCAGCGTAGATCTGGCCGATTTTCTGTCAGATGACCCTAAACGCAAAGAAAAATTCGTTAATGAAATTGGTAAGGCCTACGAAGAAATTGGCTTCGTGGCGCTGAAAAATCATTTCTTAAGCGACGAACTGGTTGAAGAACTTTATAAAGAAGTCAAATCTTTCTTTGATCTTCCGGTAGATATCAAGCAAAAGTATGAGATCGAAGGCCTTGCGGGTCAACGAGGTTACATTTCCTTCGGAAAAGAACATGCAAAAGGTAAAAAAGAAGGTGATCTAAAGGAATTCTGGCATTTTGGGCAGGAACCTTCTGAAGACGCCAATCTCATTGAAGAGTATCCTCCGAACGTACAGGTTGAAGAATTGAAAGATTTCAACCATGTGGGTATGGAAGCCTATAGAATGCTGGAAAAAACCGGTATTTACGTCTTAAGAGCCCTTGCTATTTACATCGGGCTGGAAGAGCATTATTTCGATCACTGGGCCAGTAATGGAAACAGTATTTTAAGACCAATTCACTACCCTCCTATTGAAACGGAACCTAAAGGTGCCGTTCGTGCCGGTGAACATGGTGATATCAACCTGATCACCCTTTTGATGGGAGCTTCTACAGGTGGGTTGCAGGTACTTCGAAAAGATGGAGAATGGATCGATGCCATTCCGCAGGAAGATGAATTGGTGATCAACGTTGGTGATATGCTCGAAAGACACACCAACAATAAATTGCGCTCTACCATTCACCGTGTGATCAATCCGCCGAAAGAAGAATGGCACAAACCACGATATTCCATTCCTTTCTTCATGCACCCACGCAGCGATATGCGCCTGGATTGCCTGGAGGAATGTATTGATGAAGATCACCCTAAACAATATGAAGACATCACCGCTGGAGAATTTTTGCACCAGCGCCTGGTAGAAATAGGACTTGCTAAAAAATAA